One stretch of Jiangella gansuensis DSM 44835 DNA includes these proteins:
- a CDS encoding sigma-70 family RNA polymerase sigma factor translates to MRSEPRQPHEDYDLVGQYLKQISATPLLSAAEEVELARRIEAGVYAAELLHQADDAGREPDRPRVELEALVRDGERAKDHMIRANLRLVVSAARKYYRNTGLSFLDVVQEGNLGLIRAVEKFDYNKGFKFSTYAMWWIRQAIERARADKARTIRLPAHVVETLSKIGRIERKLSVSLGRQPTAVEVAEEAELTPERVRELRRISRDVVSLDTPVGEDGSTSIGDLIEDTEVMAAPDVAEFKALGQEVRALVDTLPPREALIVTLRYGLHDGRERTLQEVAERVGLTKERVRQLEKQSIAELRDPQRRQPLLEWAS, encoded by the coding sequence ATGCGCAGCGAACCGCGCCAGCCCCACGAGGACTACGACCTCGTCGGGCAGTACCTGAAGCAGATCAGCGCCACCCCGCTGCTGTCCGCCGCGGAGGAGGTGGAGCTCGCCCGGCGCATCGAGGCGGGCGTGTACGCCGCCGAGCTGCTGCACCAGGCCGACGACGCCGGGCGCGAGCCGGACCGGCCGCGGGTCGAGCTGGAGGCCCTCGTCCGCGACGGTGAGCGCGCCAAGGACCACATGATCCGTGCCAACCTGCGGTTGGTGGTATCGGCCGCGCGCAAGTACTACCGCAATACCGGGCTGTCCTTCCTGGACGTGGTCCAGGAAGGCAACCTGGGGCTGATCCGGGCGGTGGAGAAGTTCGACTACAACAAGGGCTTCAAGTTCTCCACCTACGCGATGTGGTGGATCCGGCAGGCGATCGAGCGAGCCCGCGCGGACAAGGCCCGCACGATCCGGCTGCCGGCGCACGTGGTCGAGACGCTGTCCAAGATCGGCCGCATCGAGCGCAAGCTCAGCGTGTCGCTGGGCCGGCAGCCGACCGCCGTGGAGGTCGCCGAGGAAGCCGAGCTCACGCCCGAGCGGGTGCGGGAGCTGCGACGCATCTCGCGTGACGTGGTCAGCCTCGACACCCCGGTCGGCGAGGACGGCAGCACCAGCATCGGCGACCTCATCGAGGACACCGAGGTCATGGCGGCGCCGGACGTCGCGGAGTTCAAGGCGCTGGGCCAGGAGGTCCGCGCCCTGGTGGACACGCTGCCGCCGCGCGAGGCACTCATCGTCACGCTGCGCTACGGCCTGCACGACGGGCGTGAGCGCACACTGCAGGAGGTCGCCGAACGGGTCGGCCTGACCAAGGAGCGGGTGCGGCAGCTGGAGAAGCAGTCGATCGCCGAGCTGCGCGACCCTCAGCGCCGCCAGCCGCTGTTGGAGTGGGCCAGCTGA
- a CDS encoding endonuclease/exonuclease/phosphatase family protein, whose translation MVVIGTWNLENLFRPGDESGRPPDDAAYEAKLDALAGTIDRIAPDVLGVQEVGETAALGDLVARLDGRWSTHLSEHPDSRGIRVGVLSRLPVEETEDLSAFAPGVGPVRATDGGALTEEMGRGALRARVRTAAGERVDVVTCHLKSKLLSYPGGRFNPRDESERARYGAYALYRRAAEAATVRDWANTLLDGDGERRAVVVCGDLNDEPAAATTQILLGPGGSEIGTPGADRPDQGDAWRLWNTAPLIPEERRYSRVYRGRGELIDHVLVSHRLLGRIEKADSVIDRGLPSVTDDPRVRAAAADSDHAPVVATFTD comes from the coding sequence ATGGTCGTCATCGGCACGTGGAACCTGGAGAACCTGTTCCGGCCCGGCGACGAGTCGGGCCGCCCACCGGACGACGCGGCCTACGAGGCCAAGCTCGACGCGCTGGCCGGCACCATCGACCGCATCGCGCCGGACGTCCTGGGCGTGCAGGAGGTCGGCGAGACCGCGGCGCTGGGCGACCTGGTGGCCCGCCTCGACGGCCGCTGGAGCACGCACCTGTCGGAGCATCCGGACAGCCGCGGCATCCGAGTCGGTGTGCTGTCCCGGCTGCCGGTCGAGGAGACGGAGGACCTCAGCGCGTTCGCCCCGGGCGTCGGGCCGGTACGGGCCACCGACGGCGGCGCCCTCACCGAGGAGATGGGTCGTGGGGCACTGCGGGCCCGGGTCCGCACCGCCGCCGGCGAGCGGGTGGACGTCGTCACCTGCCACCTCAAGTCGAAGCTGCTCAGCTATCCGGGCGGCCGGTTCAACCCGCGCGACGAGTCCGAACGCGCCCGGTACGGCGCCTACGCCCTGTACCGGCGCGCTGCCGAGGCGGCCACCGTCCGCGACTGGGCCAACACACTGCTCGACGGTGACGGTGAGCGCCGGGCAGTGGTGGTCTGCGGCGACCTCAACGACGAGCCGGCCGCGGCGACCACCCAGATCCTGCTCGGCCCGGGTGGATCGGAGATCGGCACGCCCGGCGCGGACCGCCCCGACCAGGGCGACGCGTGGCGCCTGTGGAACACCGCGCCGCTGATCCCGGAGGAGCGCCGCTACAGCCGCGTCTACCGTGGCCGCGGCGAACTGATCGACCACGTGCTGGTGTCGCATCGGCTGCTGGGGCGGATCGAGAAGGCCGACAGCGTGATCGACCGCGGCCTGCCCTCGGTCACCGACGACCCTCGGGTCCGAGCGGCGGCCGCCGACTCCGACCACGCCCCCGTGGTGGCGACGTTCACCGACTGA
- a CDS encoding GAF and ANTAR domain-containing protein, whose protein sequence is MADPDASDFAEMALALHDEPDVEATLERIVEYAQHATACDDAGVMLLHGQGKIETAMVTDPRVGKADQFQVELREGPCVRSIESHSSFIVDDLSSDSRWPEWGPRAAELGLHSLLSVRLYTTGGTVGSLNLYANEPKAFDEDDLDVAEIFGRHASIALATAREESGLRQAISARHVVGLAQGILMERYGLDAERAFSLLRRYSRHNNIKLRVVAERIISTGRLPEEP, encoded by the coding sequence ATGGCTGATCCCGATGCGAGTGACTTCGCCGAAATGGCACTCGCGCTGCACGACGAGCCTGATGTCGAGGCCACACTCGAACGCATCGTCGAGTACGCCCAGCACGCCACGGCGTGCGACGACGCCGGCGTGATGTTGTTGCACGGCCAGGGCAAGATCGAAACGGCGATGGTGACCGATCCGCGCGTGGGGAAGGCCGACCAGTTCCAGGTCGAACTCCGCGAGGGCCCGTGCGTGCGGTCCATCGAGAGCCACTCGTCATTCATCGTGGACGACCTGAGCTCGGACAGCCGGTGGCCGGAGTGGGGGCCCCGGGCCGCCGAACTCGGGCTGCACAGCCTGCTGTCCGTCCGGCTGTACACCACGGGCGGCACCGTGGGTTCGCTGAACCTGTACGCCAACGAACCCAAGGCGTTCGACGAGGACGACCTCGATGTCGCCGAGATCTTCGGCAGACACGCCTCCATCGCGCTCGCCACGGCTCGCGAGGAGTCCGGCCTGCGGCAGGCCATCAGCGCTCGTCATGTCGTCGGGCTGGCGCAGGGCATCCTGATGGAGCGGTACGGGCTCGACGCCGAGCGTGCCTTCAGCCTGCTCCGGCGCTACTCCCGGCACAACAACATCAAGCTGCGGGTGGTGGCCGAACGGATCATCTCCACCGGCCGGCTGCCCGAAGAGCCCTGA
- a CDS encoding DUF2630 family protein, with the protein MAETDILARIQHLVEDERQLRDRLQAGEISTDEEQARLRSVEEQLDQCWDLLRQRRARAEAGQDPDEATPRPVDEVEKYLQ; encoded by the coding sequence ATGGCAGAGACCGACATCCTGGCCAGGATCCAGCACCTCGTCGAGGACGAACGGCAGCTGCGCGACCGGCTGCAGGCCGGCGAGATCTCCACCGACGAGGAGCAGGCTCGCCTCCGCAGCGTCGAGGAGCAGCTCGACCAGTGCTGGGATCTGCTGCGGCAGCGCCGCGCCCGCGCCGAGGCCGGGCAGGACCCGGACGAGGCTACGCCGCGGCCGGTCGACGAGGTCGAGAAGTACCTGCAGTAA
- a CDS encoding FAD-dependent oxidoreductase has product MGVDPFSLEAPVARGPVLLTVEDDPAVSRAIARDLRRRYGGDHRVVRAESGRAALDVLRELTLRGEATALILADYRMPGMSGIDFLEQAMDVVPQAKRVLLTAYADTDAAIRAVNDVDLDHYLVKPWDPPEEHLYPVLDELLERWARDSRPGFEGVTLLGHQWSAETQGLKEFLTSNQVPYRHLRGAEGSALQETAGISDTALPAVVMPDGVVLTCPPLRDVAERLGLATTAGSPLYDLVVIGSGPAGLGAAVYGASEGLRTLLVDRAGVGGQAGRSSLIENYLGFPQGVSGAELAQRARDQAVRFDVEMLTAAAAVDVVAQGEGRVVRFDDGHEVTAHAVVIATGVWWSRLPAAGADDHAGRGIYYGASAHEAPGCKGEDVFIVGAANSAGQAALHFARYANRVVMLVRGPDLRLRMSAYLVGRIEADPRIEVRTCTEVTATEGDGRLERIVVTDTRDGGTETLPASRMFVFIGAEPPTSWLGEQFARNERGFLLTGPSLLDDDGRPPRGWPLARMPYHLESSVPGVFVAGDVRAESVKRVASAVGEGAMAVTLVHKYLEAT; this is encoded by the coding sequence ATGGGCGTCGACCCATTCAGCCTGGAGGCGCCGGTGGCCCGAGGACCCGTGTTGCTCACGGTGGAGGACGATCCCGCGGTGAGCCGCGCGATCGCCCGTGACCTGCGTCGTCGCTACGGCGGCGACCATCGGGTGGTGCGCGCCGAGAGCGGCCGGGCCGCTCTGGACGTGCTGCGCGAGCTGACCCTGCGAGGCGAGGCCACCGCGCTGATCCTCGCCGACTACCGCATGCCCGGTATGAGCGGCATCGATTTCCTCGAGCAGGCCATGGACGTCGTCCCACAGGCCAAACGGGTGCTGCTGACCGCCTACGCCGACACCGACGCCGCCATCCGTGCCGTCAACGACGTCGACCTCGACCACTACCTGGTCAAACCATGGGACCCGCCGGAGGAACACCTCTACCCGGTACTCGACGAGCTACTGGAGCGCTGGGCGCGTGACAGCCGGCCCGGCTTCGAAGGCGTCACACTGCTGGGTCACCAGTGGTCTGCCGAAACCCAGGGGCTCAAGGAGTTCCTGACCAGCAACCAGGTGCCGTACCGGCATCTGCGCGGCGCCGAGGGCTCCGCCCTGCAGGAAACGGCGGGCATCTCCGACACCGCGCTGCCCGCCGTCGTCATGCCGGACGGGGTGGTGCTCACCTGCCCGCCGCTGCGTGACGTCGCCGAGCGGCTCGGCCTGGCCACCACCGCGGGCAGCCCTCTCTACGACCTGGTGGTCATCGGCAGCGGGCCGGCGGGGTTGGGTGCCGCGGTCTACGGCGCCAGCGAAGGGCTGCGCACGCTGCTGGTCGACCGGGCCGGGGTCGGCGGCCAGGCCGGCCGGAGCAGCCTGATCGAGAACTATCTCGGCTTCCCGCAGGGTGTCTCCGGCGCCGAGCTCGCCCAGCGTGCCCGCGACCAAGCCGTGCGCTTCGACGTCGAGATGCTCACCGCGGCCGCCGCCGTCGACGTCGTCGCCCAGGGCGAGGGCCGGGTGGTCCGCTTCGACGACGGGCACGAGGTCACCGCGCACGCCGTCGTCATCGCCACCGGCGTCTGGTGGTCCAGGCTGCCGGCCGCCGGCGCCGACGACCACGCCGGGCGCGGCATCTACTACGGCGCGTCCGCGCACGAAGCTCCCGGCTGCAAGGGTGAGGACGTCTTCATCGTCGGCGCGGCCAACTCCGCGGGGCAGGCCGCGCTGCACTTCGCCCGGTACGCCAACCGCGTCGTCATGCTGGTGCGCGGCCCCGACCTGCGGCTGCGGATGTCGGCATACCTGGTCGGGCGCATCGAGGCCGACCCGCGCATCGAGGTGCGCACCTGCACCGAAGTGACGGCCACCGAGGGCGACGGCCGGCTCGAGCGCATCGTCGTCACCGACACCCGCGACGGCGGCACCGAGACACTGCCCGCCTCCCGCATGTTCGTGTTCATCGGAGCCGAGCCACCGACCAGCTGGCTCGGCGAGCAGTTCGCCCGCAACGAGCGTGGCTTCCTGCTCACCGGCCCGTCCCTGCTCGACGACGACGGCCGCCCGCCGCGCGGGTGGCCGCTCGCCCGCATGCCGTACCACTTGGAGTCCAGCGTCCCGGGCGTCTTCGTCGCCGGCGACGTACGCGCAGAGTCGGTGAAGCGCGTCGCGTCCGCCGTCGGCGAGGGCGCCATGGCCGTCACGCTGGTGCACAAATACCTGGAGGCGACGTGA
- a CDS encoding NAD-dependent epimerase/dehydratase family protein, producing MYKAHHVAHAVVTGGAGFLGSHLCDALLRSGYAVTCIDNFETGRRANLEHLRDARSFTLVRGDMTDKVEVDEPLDVVFHLAAPATPSDYLMDPVAAMRIASVGTINALDLARAQSAHFVLASTSEVYGPATDEPTREDDAGQVNPAAGYGAYYEARRFAEALTTAYRTTYGLQTAIARIFGTYGPRMRLDDGRMLSRFIRQALAGAPLTVQGSGTETRSLCYVDDAVAGVMALASGTYPGPVNIGNPDEVSVLSIAREMVEIAGQDAELVFVEASPTEVHTRRPDISLARQLLGWRPRTSIADGLADTLAWFRDAGVRHV from the coding sequence ATGTACAAGGCCCACCATGTCGCCCACGCGGTGGTCACCGGAGGAGCCGGCTTTCTCGGCTCCCACCTGTGCGATGCGCTGTTGCGCTCGGGATACGCCGTTACCTGCATCGACAATTTCGAGACAGGTCGTCGCGCGAATCTGGAGCACCTGCGCGACGCGCGGTCCTTCACGCTCGTCCGCGGTGACATGACCGACAAGGTCGAGGTGGACGAGCCCTTGGACGTGGTCTTCCACCTCGCCGCGCCGGCCACACCGAGCGACTACCTCATGGACCCGGTCGCCGCGATGCGGATCGCCAGCGTCGGCACCATCAACGCGCTCGACCTGGCGCGGGCTCAGTCGGCCCACTTCGTACTCGCCTCGACGTCCGAGGTCTACGGCCCGGCCACTGACGAGCCGACTAGAGAGGACGACGCCGGCCAGGTGAACCCCGCAGCCGGCTACGGCGCCTACTACGAGGCTCGCCGCTTCGCCGAGGCCCTCACCACCGCCTACCGGACGACCTATGGGCTGCAGACCGCGATCGCCCGCATCTTCGGCACCTACGGTCCGCGGATGCGGCTCGACGACGGCCGGATGCTGTCCCGGTTCATCCGCCAGGCGCTGGCCGGTGCTCCCCTGACGGTGCAGGGTTCGGGTACGGAGACCCGGTCGCTGTGCTACGTCGACGACGCGGTGGCCGGTGTCATGGCTCTGGCCTCCGGGACGTACCCAGGGCCGGTCAACATCGGTAACCCGGACGAGGTATCGGTGTTGTCCATCGCCCGCGAAATGGTGGAGATCGCCGGCCAGGACGCGGAACTGGTCTTCGTCGAGGCGTCCCCGACCGAGGTGCACACCCGGCGACCGGACATCTCACTGGCCCGGCAACTGCTGGGCTGGCGGCCGCGAACCAGCATCGCCGATGGGCTGGCCGATACCCTCGCCTGGTTCCGGGATGCCGGTGTCCGGCATGTCTGA
- a CDS encoding glycerophosphodiester phosphodiesterase has translation MQRTLVTSGLALSAVIGLAAATPALAAPAQPAAKPDRVEVVDIAHRGSSGSAPENTVAAIEYAVAQRSTFVEVDVQRSADGELVLMHDTTLARTTNVEEVFPDRAPWNVGDFTLAELKQLDAGSWFSDDFAGEPVPTLREGVEALGNRTGLLLEFKAPELYPGIEAEIHEELASIPRWLDRALRSGRYVAQSFNIDSMRTYHEIAPEVPIGLLYGSRPSDEVLVEASEWAQQINPSYRVTDQQLVDRVHELGMTISVYTLNTGQLMRQFLNLGVDGIITDYPAVLHDIVKLG, from the coding sequence ATGCAGCGAACTCTCGTGACCAGCGGACTCGCCCTCTCTGCCGTGATCGGCCTGGCCGCCGCCACCCCGGCGCTGGCCGCACCGGCCCAACCCGCCGCGAAGCCGGACCGCGTCGAGGTCGTCGACATCGCCCACCGCGGTTCCTCCGGGTCGGCGCCGGAGAACACGGTGGCGGCCATCGAGTACGCCGTCGCCCAGCGCTCCACCTTCGTCGAGGTGGACGTGCAGCGCTCCGCCGACGGCGAGCTGGTGCTCATGCACGACACGACGCTGGCCCGGACGACGAACGTCGAGGAGGTCTTCCCGGACCGGGCGCCGTGGAACGTCGGCGACTTCACGCTCGCCGAGCTGAAGCAGCTCGACGCCGGTAGCTGGTTCTCCGACGACTTCGCCGGCGAGCCGGTGCCGACCCTGCGCGAGGGCGTCGAGGCGCTCGGCAACCGCACCGGCCTACTGCTGGAGTTCAAGGCGCCGGAGCTCTACCCGGGCATCGAGGCCGAGATCCACGAGGAGCTGGCGTCCATTCCCCGCTGGCTCGACCGGGCCCTGCGCAGCGGGCGCTACGTCGCACAGTCGTTCAACATCGACTCGATGCGCACCTACCACGAGATCGCCCCGGAGGTGCCGATCGGCCTGCTGTACGGCAGCCGGCCGAGCGACGAGGTGCTGGTCGAGGCGAGCGAGTGGGCCCAGCAGATCAACCCCAGCTACAGGGTCACAGACCAGCAGCTGGTGGACCGGGTGCACGAGCTCGGCATGACCATCAGCGTCTACACCCTGAACACCGGGCAGCTGATGCGCCAGTTCTTGAACCTGGGTGTCGACGGCATCATCACGGACTACCCGGCGGTGCTGCACGACATCGTGAAGCTCGGCTGA
- a CDS encoding 1-phosphofructokinase family hexose kinase — MSSEVVLFAPLPVLTVTIEEQGGEPDIHLHAGSQGVWQARMLVTLGAPVTMCSVLGGESGTVLRHLIEDEGVTVRAVQGTGHNGAYVHDRRDGDRQEIAEAPATPLTRHELDELYGLTLSAGIDAGAVVLSGPSDQHTQHDAVPPDAYRRLAADLRAVGRPVIADLAGERLAAVLAGGVTVLKVSHEELLEDGRITDTDQDSIVKAMHTLQDEGADNVVVTRADEPLLLLAGDTVSEVRMPRLQAADSHGAGDSLTAGVAATLAKGGSLDEAVRLGAAAGMLNVTRHGLGTGDVEAVLKLRELVTVTALGSSARGSSAKVTPQDLAERARGS, encoded by the coding sequence ATGTCATCGGAGGTCGTGCTGTTCGCGCCGTTGCCGGTGCTCACCGTGACCATCGAGGAGCAGGGCGGCGAGCCGGACATCCACCTGCATGCCGGTAGCCAGGGCGTCTGGCAGGCCAGGATGCTGGTCACGCTGGGCGCGCCGGTCACCATGTGCTCGGTGCTCGGCGGCGAGAGCGGGACCGTGCTGCGGCACCTGATCGAGGACGAGGGTGTCACCGTCCGTGCGGTGCAGGGCACCGGGCACAATGGCGCATACGTGCACGACCGGCGCGACGGCGACCGGCAGGAGATCGCCGAGGCGCCGGCCACTCCGCTCACCCGGCACGAGCTGGACGAGCTCTACGGGTTGACGCTCAGTGCCGGTATCGACGCCGGCGCGGTGGTCCTCAGCGGACCGTCGGACCAACACACGCAGCACGACGCCGTTCCGCCGGACGCGTATCGCCGGCTCGCGGCGGACCTGCGGGCGGTAGGGCGCCCGGTGATCGCCGACCTCGCCGGCGAACGGCTCGCCGCCGTCCTGGCCGGTGGCGTCACCGTGCTGAAGGTCAGCCACGAGGAACTCCTCGAAGACGGCCGAATCACCGACACCGACCAGGACTCCATCGTGAAGGCCATGCACACCCTCCAGGACGAGGGTGCGGACAACGTCGTCGTCACCCGCGCGGACGAGCCGCTGCTGCTGCTCGCCGGCGACACCGTCAGCGAAGTCCGGATGCCCCGGTTGCAGGCGGCCGACTCCCACGGCGCCGGCGATTCGCTCACGGCGGGGGTGGCGGCCACGTTGGCGAAGGGCGGAAGCCTCGATGAGGCAGTGCGGCTGGGCGCTGCGGCGGGCATGCTCAACGTCACCCGGCACGGCTTGGGCACCGGCGACGTCGAAGCCGTGCTGAAGCTGCGCGAACTGGTGACGGTGACGGCGCTGGGGTCGTCCGCGCGCGGGTCCTCTGCGAAAGTGACGCCCCAGGATCTGGCAGAGCGGGCCCGCGGGTCGTGA
- a CDS encoding UdgX family uracil-DNA binding protein (This protein belongs to the uracil DNA glycosylase superfamily, members of which act in excision repair of DNA. However, it belongs more specifically to UdgX branch, whose founding member was found to bind uracil in DNA (where it does not belong), without cleaving it, appears to promote DNA repair by a pathway involving RecA, rather than base excision.), producing MSDHPAAVPATRSLPALRAAAAECEACDLYRNATQTVFGAGARSAPIVMVGEQPGDVEDREGEPFVGPAGRLLERAMSEAGLPRSRVYLTNAVKHFKFRPVGKRRIHEKPDAEQLSACRPWLRAELAAVRPQVVVVLGATAAATIVGRSFRVSRERGRVQEWANLVDRSPLTTEDGPPIDDALLVATVHPSAVLRSRDRDTAYAEFVADLRTVAELQL from the coding sequence ATGTCTGACCATCCGGCGGCGGTGCCCGCCACCCGCTCGCTCCCGGCCCTGCGCGCGGCTGCGGCCGAATGCGAGGCGTGCGACCTGTACCGGAACGCCACCCAGACCGTGTTCGGTGCGGGTGCGCGCAGCGCTCCGATCGTGATGGTCGGCGAGCAACCCGGCGACGTCGAGGACCGCGAAGGTGAGCCCTTCGTCGGCCCCGCCGGCAGGCTGCTGGAGCGCGCCATGAGCGAAGCCGGGCTGCCCCGCTCCCGCGTCTACCTCACCAACGCCGTCAAGCATTTCAAGTTCCGGCCGGTCGGCAAGCGCCGCATCCACGAGAAGCCCGACGCCGAGCAACTGTCGGCCTGCCGGCCCTGGTTACGCGCCGAACTCGCGGCGGTACGCCCCCAGGTCGTGGTGGTGCTGGGCGCCACCGCGGCGGCCACGATCGTGGGACGGTCGTTCCGCGTCAGCCGTGAGCGCGGCCGGGTCCAGGAATGGGCCAACCTCGTCGACCGCTCACCACTCACCACCGAGGACGGCCCTCCGATCGACGACGCGCTACTGGTCGCCACGGTGCACCCCTCGGCGGTCCTGCGCTCCCGTGACCGCGACACGGCCTACGCGGAGTTCGTCGCCGACCTGCGTACCGTCGCCGAGCTCCAGCTCTGA
- the ligD gene encoding non-homologous end-joining DNA ligase, whose amino-acid sequence MTPDREELQEYRQKRSFDKTPEPRGGRARDRSGNRFVVQEHHARRLHWDLRLEHDGALASWALPRGFPESPDENRLAVHTEDHPLEYLTFEGDIPAGEYGAGSMTIWDQGTYEAEKFRDDKVVFRLDGDRVSGHFALFRTKGDDWMIHRMDPPADSGDPMPSSLTPMAATLSTLPPDQENWAFEIKWDGVRVVAYGEPGRLRLFGRNLREFTRQYPEIRPMMNDIGARRVVLDGELVAFDDSGKPSFQRLQPRIHLTSDADIRRQQRVSPVVYVIFDLLYLDGRSLLRLPYEERRRELSGLGLNGPNWQVPDYQRGDGDVLLDATSRQGLEGVVAKRLASRYQPGKRTRDWLKIKNVLSQEVVIGGWVPGQGRLSGRFGALLVGYHDDGALRFAGKVGTGFDDATRGLLQDHLDALRTDESPFTGRQPQKDAVFVQPELVCRVEFANWTETGTMRHPSFEGLIEDKPARDVVREKPAPPPPPEPEE is encoded by the coding sequence ATGACCCCGGACCGGGAGGAGCTGCAGGAGTACCGGCAGAAGCGTTCCTTCGACAAGACGCCGGAGCCCCGCGGCGGGCGGGCCCGTGACCGGTCCGGCAACCGGTTCGTCGTCCAGGAGCATCACGCCCGGCGCCTGCACTGGGACTTGCGCCTCGAGCATGACGGCGCGCTTGCGTCATGGGCGCTGCCGCGCGGCTTCCCGGAGTCACCGGACGAGAACCGGCTCGCCGTGCACACCGAGGACCACCCGCTGGAGTACCTGACGTTCGAAGGCGACATCCCGGCGGGTGAGTACGGCGCTGGCAGCATGACCATCTGGGACCAGGGCACCTACGAGGCGGAGAAGTTCCGCGACGACAAGGTGGTCTTCCGGCTCGACGGCGACCGCGTGAGCGGGCACTTCGCGCTGTTCCGCACCAAGGGCGACGACTGGATGATCCACCGCATGGACCCGCCCGCCGACAGCGGCGACCCCATGCCGAGTTCGCTCACACCGATGGCGGCGACGTTGTCGACGCTGCCGCCGGACCAGGAGAACTGGGCCTTCGAGATCAAGTGGGACGGCGTGCGGGTGGTCGCCTACGGCGAGCCGGGCCGCCTGCGGCTGTTCGGCCGCAACCTGCGCGAGTTCACCCGGCAGTACCCGGAGATCCGGCCCATGATGAACGACATCGGCGCCCGGCGGGTGGTCCTCGACGGCGAGCTGGTGGCGTTCGACGACTCCGGCAAGCCCAGCTTCCAGCGGCTGCAACCGCGCATCCACCTGACCTCCGACGCGGACATCCGCCGCCAGCAGCGGGTCAGCCCGGTCGTCTACGTCATCTTCGACCTGCTCTACCTCGATGGCCGGTCGTTGCTGCGACTCCCTTACGAGGAGCGGCGGCGTGAGCTGAGCGGGCTTGGCCTGAACGGGCCGAACTGGCAGGTGCCCGACTACCAGCGCGGCGACGGTGACGTCCTGCTCGACGCCACCAGCCGGCAGGGGTTGGAGGGCGTCGTCGCCAAGCGGTTGGCGAGCCGGTACCAACCGGGCAAGCGAACCCGCGACTGGCTCAAGATCAAGAACGTGCTGAGCCAGGAAGTCGTGATCGGCGGCTGGGTACCCGGACAGGGCCGGCTCAGCGGACGGTTCGGGGCGCTGCTGGTCGGTTACCACGACGACGGCGCGCTGCGGTTCGCCGGCAAGGTCGGCACCGGCTTCGACGACGCCACCCGCGGCCTGCTGCAAGATCACCTCGACGCACTACGGACGGATGAGAGTCCGTTCACCGGGCGGCAGCCGCAGAAGGACGCCGTCTTCGTCCAGCCGGAGTTGGTGTGCCGGGTGGAGTTCGCGAACTGGACCGAGACGGGCACGATGCGGCATCCGTCGTTCGAGGGCCTCATCGAGGACAAGCCGGCCAGGGACGTCGTGCGTGAGAAGCCGGCGCCGCCCCCACCGCCCGAACCGGAGGAATGA
- the surE gene encoding 5'/3'-nucleotidase SurE yields the protein MSRPLRALVTNDDGIDSPGLHRLAAAARDSGLEVVVAAPAEQSSGASASIIAGVESRDRITVREREIAGLEGLPAYAVGAAPALISLIAAHGAFGERPDLVLSGINHGANLGQVILHSGTVGAALTAGVNGARGLAVSLDVGLEVEWEIERPAAEPHWDTAARVACRVIPFLARQPAGTVLNLNVPDVDDEALAGLRVAPLAEFGIVQTTMTEHTEGDIRLTVADNSEDPTPGSDAALLAEGYAVVTAIQSVRETDRPPLDELAGLAVGGSEGGSGYARTSRTA from the coding sequence GTGAGCCGGCCACTGCGCGCCCTCGTCACCAACGACGACGGCATCGACTCGCCCGGACTGCACCGGCTGGCCGCGGCGGCCCGCGACTCCGGGCTCGAAGTGGTGGTGGCCGCGCCGGCCGAGCAGTCCAGCGGCGCCAGTGCCTCGATCATCGCCGGGGTCGAGAGCCGCGACCGCATCACCGTCCGCGAGCGCGAGATCGCAGGACTGGAGGGCCTGCCCGCCTACGCCGTCGGAGCGGCGCCCGCGCTGATCTCGCTGATCGCGGCGCACGGCGCGTTCGGTGAGCGGCCGGACCTGGTGCTGTCGGGAATCAATCACGGCGCCAACCTCGGACAGGTCATTCTGCACTCCGGCACGGTCGGTGCGGCCCTCACGGCCGGGGTCAACGGCGCCCGTGGCCTGGCGGTCTCGCTCGATGTCGGGCTCGAGGTCGAATGGGAGATCGAGCGGCCGGCCGCGGAGCCGCACTGGGACACCGCCGCGCGGGTCGCCTGCCGCGTCATCCCGTTCCTGGCCCGCCAACCCGCCGGGACCGTCCTCAACCTCAACGTTCCCGACGTCGACGACGAAGCCCTGGCTGGCCTACGCGTCGCCCCGCTGGCCGAGTTCGGCATCGTGCAGACCACCATGACCGAGCACACCGAGGGCGACATCCGGCTGACCGTCGCCGACAACTCCGAGGACCCGACACCCGGCAGCGACGCCGCCCTACTGGCCGAGGGCTACGCCGTCGTCACCGCGATCCAGTCAGTACGCGAGACCGACCGGCCCCCTCTCGACGAACTCGCCGGCCTCGCCGTGGGCGGCTCCGAGGGCGGCAGCGGCTACGCCCGCACCAGCCGGACCGCGTAG